One window of the Epinephelus moara isolate mb chromosome 22, YSFRI_EMoa_1.0, whole genome shotgun sequence genome contains the following:
- the znf706 gene encoding zinc finger protein 706 — MTRGHQKLQSQQKNAKRQAEMKKAKGHDQKTAAKAALVFTCSVCKSQMPDPKTFKQHFESKHPKSPLPPELEGVEA; from the exons ATGACACGCGGGCATCAGAAGCTTCAGTCTCAGCAGAAAAATGCCAAGAGACAGGCGGAGATGAAGAAGGCCAAAGGGCATGATCAAAAGACGGCAGCCAAGGCAGCGCTGGTGTTCACCTGCTCGGTGTGCAAG TCCCAGATGCCTGACCCAAAAACCTTCAAGCAACACTTTGAGAGCAAGCACCCGAAATCTCCTCTGCCCCCCGAGTTAGAGGGAGTGGAGGCATAA
- the LOC126384116 gene encoding 14-3-3 protein beta/alpha-1-like → MANKVDQVQKAKLAEQAERYEDMAAAMNTFTLDSPVLNTEERNLLSVAYKNVVGARRSSWRVMSSIEKSESEECGKKALAKDYRQKIEVELNDICNEVLELLDNHLIAKAEPADSKVFYLKMKGDYYRYLAEVATGNKKDDTITNSKEAYQQALDISYADMEPTHPIRLGLALNFSVFFYEIVNSPSEACKLAKNAFDDAIAQLDTLNSDSYKDSTLIMQLLRDNLTLWMSDTQGEGEGEGEGEGEETENQQVAQN, encoded by the exons ATGGCAAACAAGGTGGATCAGGTACAGAAAGCCAAACTGGCTGAGCAGGCTGAGCGCTATGAAGACATGGCGGCAGCCATGAACACTTTCACATTGGACTCCCCAGTTCTCAACACTGAGGAGCGCAACCTGCTCTCTGTTGCCTACAAGAATGTGGTGGGAGCTAGGAGGTCCTCCTGGAGGGTGATGTCCAGCATTGAGAAGTCTGAGTCTGAGGAATGTGGGAAGAAGGCACTGGCCAAGGATTACAGACAGAAGATCGAGGTGGAGCTGAATGACATCTGCAACGAAGTACTG GAGCTGCTTGACAATCATCTCATCGCCAAGGCTGAGCCTGCTGACAGCAAAGTCTTCTACCTGAAGATGAAGGGAGACTACTACCGCTACCTGGCTGAGGTGGCCACTGGAAATAAAAAGGACG ATACCATCACAAATTCAAAAGAAGCCTACCAGCAAGCCTTGGATATCAGCTACGCAGACATGGAGCCTACACATCCCATCCGCCTAGGCCTCGCTCTTAACTTCTCTGTCTTCTTCTATGAGATCGTCAACTCACCTAGTGAAGCCTGCAAACTGGCCAAGAAT GCCTTTGATGATGCCATTGCCCAGCTGGATACTCTCAACAGTGACTCCTACAAAGACAGCACCTTGATCATGCAGCTGCTCCGTGACAATCTGACA CTGTGGATGTCAGACACCCAGGGTGAAGGCGAGGGCGAGGGCGAGGGCGAGGGAGAGGAGACGGAGAACCAGCAGGTCGCTCAGAACTGA